A genome region from Merismopedia glauca CCAP 1448/3 includes the following:
- a CDS encoding NERD domain-containing protein translates to MAIQAYRTQPYTTMHENRIFDALLGRLEEVWGNSEDIVLLLGNFHCQGSEIDAAILKKDSITVIDFKDYGGIIKFSENGKWFADKVEIRGGNKQNPYIQIRDNKFALLEVLKRISFLSGTQPNLGHISGLVLFHKSITFDDSQLPPNIERWFHIVDFDHVIERLSQITSRGISLSNQDLDYITKTLSIPEYKPVGTDVKAVSFSTKVVDTDERELPSSFQFAISQIENFLESSERILIISGMIGTGLEQLIDVIASKALEKSRYYSVLAPNRRLASHYLVEADSVYTHIYSRNPKLDNEKFIYALTDNKDTRNQLYIIGDAHLISDSKFETDDSRYGSGQILTDLLSFINLKESERQIIFLGDPFQITRGKADELALCNERLHSVTGFQVNEVVLEYIFPEKENDLFILNCLKLAERINEKIFNQMDIATDGIKLIESPSEQTSKHQLIQELFLKDSISTKFIAFSNSEVNQFNNWLRQNVFKRGNSISSGDIVHIHNSFSLENKDDFERPIYISNDSFAEVIEVNENVEPLVQRLKGRENPITVPFLRLKVKLLQTPKEIEFFCLKNYLYADKPELDKDTLIALFVSTKTKFDRYWKNSNLGNVEESNYSFELSNFLRNDPYFNAARLKFGYALTLHRAQGQQFKTVFANMDIEQGKTSESYFRWVYTLLSIPQEQIILSNIPKITPFYKVIWDSTQGKLDSVRPINLIAFDPNIEVDSGSISQFSISDKPLKNLYLYIVDSIKSEGINVCSNKHHNYQEVYDFEDRVNQASCSIRLHYNGKYQITRIESIRSEPVEFASNVRELITSSVRLETDFQKQVYNFLKEKLATNKILIQSIEHNNFQEIYYLKLEDENLKLRIHYDGDGFITKVAPLGYTSIKIVEAVHLALEL, encoded by the coding sequence ATGGCTATCCAAGCATATCGAACACAACCTTACACAACAATGCATGAGAATCGCATATTCGATGCGTTATTGGGCAGGCTAGAAGAAGTTTGGGGTAACTCAGAAGATATTGTTCTTCTCCTGGGCAATTTTCATTGTCAAGGCTCTGAGATTGATGCAGCAATTTTGAAGAAAGACAGCATTACTGTTATTGACTTCAAAGACTATGGGGGAATTATTAAGTTTTCCGAAAATGGTAAATGGTTTGCAGATAAAGTTGAAATTAGAGGGGGTAACAAGCAAAATCCATATATTCAAATCAGAGATAACAAGTTTGCACTACTTGAAGTCTTAAAGAGAATTAGTTTCCTTTCGGGTACTCAACCAAATCTAGGACATATATCTGGGCTAGTGCTTTTTCACAAATCTATTACGTTTGATGATAGCCAATTACCACCCAACATTGAAAGGTGGTTTCACATAGTTGACTTTGACCATGTAATAGAGCGGTTATCACAAATTACTAGCCGTGGGATTAGTCTATCCAATCAAGATTTAGATTACATTACAAAGACATTATCTATTCCTGAGTACAAACCAGTAGGAACAGATGTTAAAGCAGTTAGTTTTTCGACAAAAGTAGTTGATACAGATGAACGGGAATTACCTAGCTCTTTTCAGTTTGCAATTTCTCAGATTGAAAATTTTCTAGAATCATCAGAACGAATTTTAATCATTTCTGGAATGATTGGAACTGGTTTGGAGCAATTAATTGATGTTATTGCTTCTAAAGCATTAGAAAAAAGTCGATACTATTCTGTTCTTGCACCTAATCGTCGTCTAGCCTCACATTATTTAGTCGAAGCAGACAGTGTTTATACTCATATCTATTCGCGAAATCCAAAGCTTGACAACGAAAAATTTATCTATGCACTAACTGATAACAAGGATACTAGAAATCAGCTTTACATTATTGGTGATGCCCACTTGATTTCAGATTCAAAGTTTGAGACAGATGATTCGCGCTACGGCAGTGGGCAAATCCTGACAGATCTTCTTAGTTTCATTAACCTCAAAGAGTCAGAACGACAAATTATTTTTCTTGGAGATCCATTTCAAATAACAAGAGGTAAAGCAGATGAGTTAGCACTATGTAACGAACGCTTACACTCTGTTACTGGTTTTCAGGTAAATGAGGTTGTGCTTGAGTATATTTTCCCTGAGAAAGAAAATGATTTGTTTATTCTTAACTGTTTAAAGTTAGCAGAGCGCATAAATGAAAAGATATTCAATCAAATGGATATTGCTACTGATGGGATAAAACTTATTGAATCTCCATCTGAACAAACCTCTAAGCATCAATTAATCCAAGAATTATTCTTAAAAGATTCAATATCTACAAAGTTTATTGCCTTTTCCAATTCAGAAGTTAATCAGTTCAATAATTGGTTAAGACAAAATGTTTTTAAACGTGGCAATAGTATCAGTTCAGGTGATATTGTACATATCCACAACAGTTTTTCTTTAGAAAATAAAGATGATTTTGAGCGTCCTATTTATATATCAAATGATTCTTTTGCTGAGGTAATAGAAGTTAATGAAAATGTTGAGCCATTGGTGCAACGTCTTAAAGGACGCGAAAATCCTATTACAGTTCCTTTTTTGAGACTTAAAGTAAAATTGCTTCAAACTCCAAAAGAAATTGAGTTTTTCTGCCTCAAGAACTATCTGTATGCTGATAAGCCTGAACTTGACAAGGATACTCTTATAGCACTATTTGTTTCTACAAAAACAAAGTTTGATAGATATTGGAAGAATAGTAATTTAGGTAATGTAGAAGAATCCAACTATAGTTTTGAATTATCCAATTTTCTGCGTAATGATCCCTATTTTAATGCTGCTCGATTAAAATTTGGATATGCACTAACTTTACATCGCGCTCAAGGACAGCAATTCAAAACTGTCTTTGCAAATATGGATATTGAACAAGGTAAAACAAGTGAGTCTTATTTTCGTTGGGTTTACACTTTACTTTCAATACCTCAAGAACAAATCATCTTGTCAAACATTCCCAAAATTACACCTTTTTATAAGGTCATTTGGGACAGTACGCAAGGCAAACTTGACTCTGTTCGCCCTATTAATTTGATAGCCTTTGATCCTAATATTGAAGTAGACAGTGGAAGCATTTCACAATTCTCTATCTCTGATAAGCCCCTAAAAAATCTTTATTTATACATTGTAGATAGTATCAAATCTGAAGGAATTAATGTATGTTCCAATAAGCATCATAATTACCAAGAGGTTTATGATTTTGAGGATAGAGTGAATCAAGCTTCTTGTTCTATTCGATTACATTACAATGGTAAATATCAAATTACAAGAATTGAATCAATTAGATCAGAGCCAGTTGAATTTGCATCTAATGTTCGGGAGCTAATTACATCAAGCGTTCGCTTAGAAACAGATTTTCAGAAACAAGTTTACAATTTTCTTAAAGAAAAGCTCGCTACAAACAAGATACTGATTCAAAGTATTGAGCATAACAACTTTCAGGAAATTTATTATCTTAAGTTAGAAGATGAAAACTTGAAGCTGCGAATCCATTATGATGGTGATGGATTTATTACCAAAGTCGCCCCTTTAGGATACACAAGTATTAAAATTGTTGAAGCAGTTCATTTGGCATTGGAGTTGTAA
- a CDS encoding carbonic anhydrase, translated as MRNLTIAELLQNNQAWVAEKLNLEPDYFERLANGQNPSYLYIGCSDSRMPLSNYIKTEPGEMFVHRNIANQVSLTDINFLAILEYAILHLKVKHIIVCGHYGCGGIKAALEGTATGLVDNWVNPIRELYLQRKIEIDCLKTQEERCDRLSEINVIAQVKNIYQTSKMRKALREGRAPQVHGWVLDIRTGLIKDLQIPTAMWEMQSQVTLTP; from the coding sequence ATGAGAAATCTGACGATTGCCGAACTACTACAGAATAATCAAGCCTGGGTAGCCGAAAAACTAAATTTAGAACCAGATTACTTTGAACGTTTGGCAAATGGACAAAACCCATCCTATCTTTATATTGGTTGCTCTGATAGTCGGATGCCTTTGAGCAATTACATCAAAACCGAACCTGGCGAAATGTTTGTACATCGTAATATCGCTAACCAAGTTTCTCTAACAGATATTAACTTTCTGGCGATCTTAGAATATGCAATTTTGCATCTCAAAGTTAAACATATTATTGTTTGTGGACATTATGGGTGTGGGGGTATAAAAGCAGCTTTAGAAGGTACGGCGACAGGATTGGTAGATAATTGGGTTAATCCAATTCGAGAACTATATTTACAACGGAAAATAGAGATAGATTGCCTAAAAACTCAAGAAGAGAGATGCGATCGCCTTTCAGAAATTAACGTCATCGCTCAAGTCAAAAATATATACCAAACCTCAAAGATGCGTAAAGCCTTGAGAGAAGGTAGAGCGCCACAAGTACATGGTTGGGTATTAGATATCCGCACTGGATTAATCAAAGATTTACAAATTCCCACCGCCATGTGGGAAATGCAGTCTCAAGTAACTCTGACCCCATAG
- a CDS encoding DUF7017 domain-containing protein, translating to MSLAKEITALRKDGQLEEAYLRGYELLKSNPEDKYLASAIGWVLYEKIKNLVSEVKKSQSAYEGSSNNLREILREYARLDVTRPDLLFSLLLSQVLQFPNELKFLPKFMMWAGVNSFRAEDFQTQTGNDDKVFESLVEKVARTTGKISRDLTLQDYSDFREVQDFAITLIDFALEKAKVQKPEWLHYHKALLFHQLGRSENSRKLLTSFVQQKRSDYWTWYALAKVVEASDAKLALALCAKACLTCRDENFGVNVFEDLSRLAAQQNEIQIAKWATRQAFYIRNRNGWKIPQSLRNLLNSDWHSHDESMPDAKEILSHLAVDAETIIWSQCPKYNANYLGTFSTQKGTRMVKFALKSNGEAQEIVSPERGMLNNLTLTFGDPVIVTIDESGDRPTVVAVKKRELGQPFDSMLSRSGQFQLNQKGFGFVDDVYVPHELASQLKDNQIVNLVAVRKLDKKKNRWGVTAIAILDELS from the coding sequence ATGTCACTAGCAAAGGAGATTACAGCTTTAAGAAAAGATGGGCAATTAGAAGAGGCTTATCTCAGAGGATATGAACTTCTCAAATCAAACCCTGAAGATAAATATCTTGCAAGTGCTATTGGATGGGTACTTTATGAAAAAATTAAAAACTTAGTTTCTGAGGTTAAAAAATCCCAGTCAGCATATGAGGGATCGTCAAACAATCTCAGGGAAATACTTAGAGAATATGCAAGACTCGATGTTACTCGACCAGATCTGCTTTTTAGTCTTCTATTATCTCAAGTTCTTCAATTTCCAAATGAGCTTAAGTTTCTACCTAAATTTATGATGTGGGCTGGAGTTAATAGCTTCAGAGCAGAGGACTTTCAGACGCAGACTGGTAATGACGATAAAGTATTTGAATCATTAGTTGAAAAAGTAGCTAGAACTACTGGTAAGATTTCTCGTGATTTAACTTTGCAAGATTACTCTGATTTTAGAGAAGTACAAGATTTCGCTATTACACTGATAGATTTTGCTCTTGAAAAAGCTAAGGTTCAAAAACCAGAATGGCTTCATTATCACAAAGCTCTACTATTTCATCAATTAGGAAGGTCAGAAAATTCTCGGAAACTCTTGACTTCTTTCGTACAACAAAAAAGAAGTGATTACTGGACTTGGTACGCTTTAGCTAAGGTTGTTGAAGCCTCTGACGCTAAACTTGCTCTAGCATTATGTGCAAAGGCTTGTTTGACCTGTAGGGATGAAAACTTTGGGGTTAATGTTTTTGAGGATCTGAGCCGTTTGGCAGCGCAACAGAACGAAATACAAATTGCTAAATGGGCTACTAGACAAGCCTTCTATATTCGTAATAGAAATGGATGGAAAATTCCTCAGTCACTTCGTAATTTGCTAAATAGTGATTGGCATTCTCATGATGAGAGTATGCCTGATGCAAAAGAGATATTATCTCATTTAGCCGTTGATGCCGAAACAATTATTTGGTCACAATGTCCAAAATATAATGCTAACTATCTCGGTACTTTCTCAACCCAAAAAGGAACAAGAATGGTCAAATTTGCTCTAAAGTCCAATGGAGAAGCTCAAGAGATTGTCAGTCCTGAACGAGGTATGCTGAACAATTTAACTCTTACCTTTGGCGATCCTGTGATAGTGACTATTGATGAAAGTGGCGATCGCCCAACAGTTGTTGCCGTTAAAAAACGTGAATTAGGTCAACCTTTTGATAGTATGCTTTCTAGATCTGGTCAGTTTCAGCTTAACCAAAAGGGATTTGGTTTCGTAGATGATGTTTATGTTCCACATGAACTAGCTAGCCAACTAAAGGATAACCAAATAGTTAATCTTGTTGCTGTGAGAAAATTAGACAAAAAGAAAAATCGGTGGGGGGTGACTGCGATCGCTATACTTGATGAATTAAGTTGA
- a CDS encoding S-layer homology domain-containing protein gives MNSINIRRSGTALLMGLGLTVTSLTPTVSLLTASSPVVAQTNSFKDVSNDYWAKDFITALAANGIIKGFPDNTFKPEEPVTRAQFAAMVRNAFDRTGGRQAISFGDVPSNYWAKSAIEKSYEMGFLSGYPGNLFRPDQKIPREQVLVSLVSGLNYKPTNSQVINYYNDSSEISGYARDAIAAATEKNLVVNYPNLKFLNPSNNATRASVAAYIYQALANSGRLQALNSPYIVSLGTTQPPQPTSYVIASGTVLPVKYTKDKILVTADEKAPLTLTTDANVRASNGTILIPANTQVVGELQPATGGVTGSQFVAQKLIFPDGKEQTVSGISKPITKTETVKKGAKLSTVIKNTALGAGAAAAIAAVTGDRAIATEEVLGGAGIGALIGVFLGRQQVDLIVIEPDTDLDVTLSQDLTLSGK, from the coding sequence ATGAATAGTATTAACATTAGGCGCTCTGGAACGGCATTATTAATGGGATTAGGATTGACTGTTACTAGTCTTACTCCTACCGTTTCCCTATTGACGGCTAGCAGTCCTGTAGTCGCCCAAACCAATAGTTTTAAGGATGTATCTAATGACTATTGGGCAAAAGACTTTATCACTGCTTTAGCTGCCAATGGTATTATTAAAGGCTTTCCCGATAATACCTTCAAACCAGAAGAACCAGTGACTCGCGCCCAATTTGCAGCGATGGTACGCAATGCATTTGACCGTACAGGTGGTCGTCAGGCAATTAGTTTTGGCGATGTTCCTAGTAATTATTGGGCAAAAAGTGCAATTGAGAAATCCTATGAAATGGGCTTTCTTTCTGGTTACCCAGGTAACCTATTTCGTCCAGATCAAAAAATTCCCCGCGAGCAAGTTTTAGTGTCTTTAGTTAGTGGGTTAAATTACAAACCTACTAACAGCCAAGTCATAAATTATTATAACGATAGCTCCGAAATTAGCGGCTATGCACGCGATGCGATCGCCGCCGCTACAGAGAAGAATTTAGTCGTTAATTATCCCAATCTCAAATTCCTCAATCCTAGTAACAACGCCACTCGTGCCTCAGTAGCTGCATATATTTACCAGGCTTTGGCAAATTCTGGCAGATTACAAGCGCTAAATTCTCCTTACATCGTCTCTTTGGGAACCACTCAACCCCCCCAACCAACCAGCTATGTCATCGCTTCGGGAACCGTGCTTCCAGTTAAATATACCAAAGATAAAATTTTGGTTACAGCCGACGAAAAAGCGCCCCTGACGCTGACAACAGATGCTAATGTCAGAGCCAGTAATGGAACCATTCTCATTCCCGCTAACACTCAAGTCGTCGGGGAATTACAACCGGCGACGGGTGGAGTGACAGGTTCTCAATTCGTTGCTCAAAAACTGATTTTCCCCGATGGTAAAGAGCAAACTGTAAGCGGTATTTCCAAGCCAATTACCAAAACCGAAACAGTGAAAAAAGGTGCCAAACTAAGTACCGTAATTAAAAACACAGCTTTAGGTGCTGGTGCGGCGGCGGCTATTGCAGCCGTCACAGGCGATCGCGCTATTGCTACTGAAGAAGTTTTAGGTGGTGCGGGAATAGGTGCCTTAATCGGCGTATTTTTAGGTCGTCAGCAGGTAGATCTGATCGTGATTGAGCCAGATACCGATCTAGATGTTACTCTCAGTCAAGATTTAACGCTAAGCGGTAAGTAA